The following proteins are co-located in the Terriglobales bacterium genome:
- a CDS encoding gamma carbonic anhydrase family protein, which produces MLRPYKGISPRVPATCYVDASAQLIGDVELGEHASIWMNAVLRGDVHHIRIGSNSNVQDCSVLHGMRDRYPVIVGDWVTIGHSVTLHGCVVEDKCLIGMGSVILNNARIGAGSIIAAGTVVPENTIVPPRTLWMGVPGKQRKELTDADQEGILRYARNYLDYKEQYMREMKG; this is translated from the coding sequence ATGCTCCGTCCCTACAAAGGCATCTCGCCCCGCGTCCCCGCCACCTGCTACGTCGACGCCTCCGCTCAGCTCATCGGCGACGTCGAACTCGGCGAGCACGCCAGCATCTGGATGAACGCCGTCCTGCGCGGCGACGTCCACCACATCCGCATCGGCTCGAACTCCAACGTGCAGGACTGCTCCGTCCTCCACGGCATGCGCGACCGCTATCCCGTTATCGTCGGCGACTGGGTCACCATAGGCCACTCGGTCACCCTGCACGGCTGTGTGGTCGAGGACAAGTGCCTCATCGGCATGGGCTCGGTCATCCTCAACAACGCGCGCATTGGCGCGGGCTCCATCATCGCCGCCGGCACCGTGGTCCCCGAGAACACCATCGTCCCGCCGCGCACGCTCTGGATGGGCGTCCCCGGCAAACAGCGCAAAGAGCTGACCGACGCCGACCAGGAAGGCATCCTGCGCTACGCCCGCAATTACCTGGACTACAAAGAGCAGTACATGCGGGAGATGAAAGGCTAG